The following are encoded in a window of Arctopsyche grandis isolate Sample6627 chromosome 2, ASM5162203v2, whole genome shotgun sequence genomic DNA:
- the LOC143922558 gene encoding uncharacterized protein LOC143922558: protein MSVNGDPEPVPVQEAPAPMETARIALRLPPIFKENITLWIRITEAHFDGAGIIADRTKYGCLVAALDYETVSFVSDVTGPRTAGEQYEKLKTALLERLGESVERRPLTGLQVGDKKPSHLMRQMRELAGPQHTDSQIVKTLWMQSLPKHAQAILKSMPDPTLQQLATTADQLMEVYHNQEIYEVTKKATSTPEPNILKMAALEIKKYHRKLADLEHEIQQSKMCSRSQSRSTYKQARERVASQKIKILCYFHKKHGAKTFKCQKPCSFVKQAENENSPSQ from the coding sequence ATGTCAGTGAACGGAGATCCGGAACCGGTACCTGTACAAGAAGCCCCAGCACCAATGGAGACCGCGCGCATAGCGCTACGCCTACCACCGATTTTCAAGGAAAATATCACCCTATGGATCAGAATTACAGAAGCTCACTTTGATGGCGCCGGCATAATAGCTGACCGTACGAAATACGGATGCCTCGTCGCAGCCCTGGACTACGAAACCGTGTCCTTTGTTAGTGATGTAACTGGACCACGCACAGCTGGAGAAcaatatgaaaaattgaaaactgcATTACTTGAAAGACTAGGCGAATCGGTGGAACGCCGCCCACTCACTGGTCTCCAAGTCGGTGACAAGAAACCATCGCATTTAATGCGCCAGATGCGAGAATTGGCTGGTCCACAGCATACTGACTCCCAAATAGTCAAAACACTGTGGATGCAAAGCCTGCCCAAACACGCGCAGGCTATACTAAAATCCATGCCTGACCCAACGCTTCAACAACTGGCCACTACCGCAGATCAATTGATGGAGGTGTATCACAACCAAGAGATTTACGAAGTAACGAAGAAAGCGACCAGCACACCCGAacccaatattttgaaaatggcAGCtctcgaaatcaaaaaatatcacAGAAAACTGGCTGATCTCGAACATGAAATACAACAATCAAAAATGTGCAGCCGCAGCCAAAGCCGTTCAACTTACAAACAAGCAAGAGAACGAGTTGCTTCACAGAAAATCAAAATACTATGTTACTTTCATAAAAAACATGGAGCCAAAACATTTAAATGCCAAAAACCATGTTCATTTGTCAAACAAGCGGAAAACGAGAACAGCCCCTCACAATAG